Proteins from a genomic interval of Hydrogenophaga sp. PAMC20947:
- a CDS encoding TetR/AcrR family transcriptional regulator: protein MARPRSANHDLKREAIVDVAAQCFARQSFPAASMNDIATACGTSKARLYHYYESKEAILFDLLDRYTQGLLALIGAAEARAQRKSLSEREALNELVRAFLAEYENSATRHAALVSDTKFLGDTQRELILDRQRDVVAAFTRFLKRAYPDRIHAGNQTAVTMMLFGMINWTFTWLRPGGTLSYVAFADEVVQLLEHGLTGGPPSPP, encoded by the coding sequence ATGGCCCGCCCACGTTCTGCCAACCACGATCTCAAGCGCGAGGCGATTGTCGATGTCGCCGCGCAGTGTTTTGCGCGCCAGAGTTTTCCGGCCGCCAGCATGAACGACATCGCCACCGCGTGTGGCACCAGCAAGGCGCGCCTGTACCACTACTACGAAAGCAAGGAAGCGATCCTGTTCGATCTGCTGGACCGGTATACCCAGGGGTTGCTGGCGCTCATCGGCGCTGCAGAAGCCCGGGCGCAGCGCAAGAGCCTCAGCGAGCGCGAGGCGCTGAACGAGCTCGTTCGGGCCTTTCTGGCCGAGTATGAGAATTCGGCGACCCGCCATGCGGCGCTGGTTTCCGACACCAAATTCCTGGGCGACACCCAGCGTGAACTCATTCTGGACCGCCAGCGCGATGTGGTGGCGGCCTTCACCCGTTTCCTCAAACGCGCCTATCCGGACCGCATCCACGCCGGCAATCAGACCGCCGTGACCATGATGCTGTTCGGCATGATCAACTGGACCTTCACCTGGCTGCGGCCGGGCGGCACCCTGAGCTATGTGGCTTTTGCCGACGAAGTGGTTCAGCTGCTGGAGCACGGCCTGACCGGTGGCCCGCCTTCCCCCCCTTGA
- a CDS encoding MBL fold metallo-hydrolase has product MSKAFASQADLEDKKTTFEQLSPHCWAYTAEGDPNSGVIIGEKYIMVSDATATPAMAQDLIAQIRKISDKPIKYVLLTHYHAVRVLGASAYLAEGATEVIASRGTYELIVERGAQDMQSEMERFPRLFRGADSVPGLTWPTLVVGDGKPGQQGSLEIDLGGVKVQIWHPGAGHTRGDTIAWVASEKVLFSGDLVEYEAGVYTGDAQLEEWPTTLEALRALNAEYIVPGRGEAMKGNADVNKALDYTKRWVTTLFQAGKEAAAADMDLKTAMAHTRKSMDPVFGHVFIYEHCLPFDVSRAYDEAKGIKNPRIWTAERDKEMWAALQG; this is encoded by the coding sequence ATGAGCAAAGCTTTCGCTTCCCAGGCCGATCTGGAAGACAAAAAGACCACGTTCGAGCAACTCAGCCCCCATTGCTGGGCCTACACCGCCGAAGGCGACCCGAATTCGGGCGTCATCATTGGTGAAAAGTACATCATGGTGAGCGATGCCACGGCCACGCCGGCCATGGCCCAGGACCTGATCGCCCAGATCCGCAAGATCAGTGACAAGCCGATCAAGTACGTGCTGCTCACCCATTACCACGCAGTGCGGGTGCTGGGTGCGAGCGCTTACCTGGCCGAAGGCGCGACCGAAGTGATTGCCAGCCGTGGCACCTATGAGCTCATCGTTGAGCGCGGCGCTCAAGACATGCAAAGCGAAATGGAGCGCTTCCCGCGCCTGTTCCGTGGCGCCGATTCCGTGCCAGGCCTCACTTGGCCCACCCTGGTGGTTGGCGATGGCAAGCCTGGTCAACAAGGCAGCCTGGAGATCGATCTGGGTGGTGTGAAGGTCCAGATCTGGCACCCCGGTGCAGGCCACACCCGCGGCGACACCATCGCCTGGGTGGCGTCAGAAAAGGTGTTGTTCTCCGGCGATCTGGTCGAGTACGAAGCCGGTGTGTACACCGGTGATGCCCAGCTCGAAGAATGGCCCACTACGTTGGAAGCGCTGCGCGCATTGAACGCCGAATACATCGTGCCCGGCCGGGGTGAAGCCATGAAGGGCAACGCCGACGTGAACAAAGCGCTCGACTACACCAAGCGCTGGGTCACCACACTGTTCCAGGCGGGAAAAGAAGCCGCCGCTGCCGATATGGACCTGAAGACAGCCATGGCCCATACCCGCAAGAGCATGGACCCGGTTTTTGGCCATGTGTTCATCTACGAACACTGCCTGCCGTTTGATGTGAGCCGCGCCTACGACGAAGCCAAGGGCATCAAGAATCCGCGCATCTGGACGGCTGAGCGTGACAAAGAGATGTGGGCTGCGCTGCAGGGTTGA
- a CDS encoding DMT family transporter, which yields MSPHRSHPTGNLRSIVAMVVAVGFFALMDAVLKALSARYPVLQIATLRALTGLPLVLVYISWRRAWHTVWRIRWPLHLLRGGLGIVMLSLFTTGVRELPLSATYTLFFIAPLLITILSVPVLKERVPAAHWWAIGLGFVGVLIALQPRGKDLQDGLFTAGGLAVLGAAACYSVAAIVGRLSSRTDSTESMILWMMVVVALGAGALAAPHWIPVAWSDAPLLVALGLTGFGGQLAITEAFRHGQASAVAPFEYTALAWGVGLDWVVWQTLPESHTWLGAAIIIASGVYIVRREKRITEIHANAEHP from the coding sequence ATGTCACCTCACCGCTCCCACCCAACGGGCAACCTGCGCAGCATCGTGGCGATGGTGGTGGCCGTGGGCTTTTTTGCCCTGATGGACGCGGTGCTCAAGGCCCTGTCTGCCAGGTACCCGGTTCTGCAAATCGCCACCCTGCGGGCACTCACCGGGTTGCCTCTGGTGCTGGTGTACATCAGCTGGCGGCGCGCCTGGCACACGGTCTGGCGCATCCGCTGGCCGCTGCACCTGCTGCGTGGTGGGCTCGGCATTGTGATGCTGTCGCTGTTCACCACCGGGGTACGGGAGCTGCCGCTCTCGGCCACCTACACCCTGTTTTTCATTGCCCCGCTGCTGATCACCATCTTGTCGGTTCCCGTGCTGAAGGAGCGCGTGCCCGCCGCCCACTGGTGGGCCATTGGCCTGGGCTTTGTCGGGGTGCTGATCGCTTTGCAACCGCGCGGCAAGGACCTGCAAGATGGCCTGTTCACCGCCGGTGGCCTGGCCGTGCTCGGCGCAGCCGCCTGCTATTCCGTGGCAGCGATCGTGGGGCGGCTTTCCAGCCGAACCGACAGCACGGAGAGCATGATTCTCTGGATGATGGTGGTCGTGGCCTTGGGGGCAGGTGCACTGGCGGCGCCCCACTGGATACCGGTCGCCTGGAGCGACGCACCACTGCTGGTGGCATTGGGCTTGACCGGCTTCGGTGGCCAGCTCGCCATCACAGAGGCCTTTCGCCATGGCCAAGCTTCCGCGGTGGCCCCGTTCGAATACACCGCTCTGGCCTGGGGTGTGGGGCTGGACTGGGTGGTCTGGCAAACGCTGCCCGAATCACACACCTGGCTGGGTGCGGCCATCATCATCGCCAGCGGCGTCTACATCGTGCGCCGCGAAAAACGCATCACCGAGATCCACGCCAACGCCGAACACCCCTGA
- the glmU gene encoding bifunctional UDP-N-acetylglucosamine diphosphorylase/glucosamine-1-phosphate N-acetyltransferase GlmU: MSFPVDVVVMAAGKGTRMKSSKPKVLHRLGGRALAQHVIDTAARVSARSVVVITGHGAEQVEAGLVAAEGMALQFVRQEPQLGTGHAVQQAVPVLADDGVTLVLSGDVPLMRPETLQALLDLCGGQHLALLTLSMADPTGYGRIVRSADGSVQAIVEQKDASPEQRTIQEIYSGIMAVPTRLLRQWLARLDNQNAQGEYYLTDVVKFAVGDGQKVQAHRITDAVQVAGVNSPVQLAELERAYQRRQAEALMEQGVRLADPARFDVRGELVCGLDVEIDVNAIFSGRVVLGNGVRIGAHCVIANAEIAAGVVIHPFTHIDGEKLGVRVGAGSLIGPFARLRPGADLGAEVHIGNFVEVKNASLAAGAKANHLAYLGDATVGERVNFGAGSITANYDGANKHRTVIEADVHVGSNCVLVAPVSLGAGGTVGAGSVINKNTPPGSLAVARGKQVTLANWQRPAKKKP; this comes from the coding sequence ATGTCGTTCCCTGTGGATGTGGTGGTGATGGCGGCGGGCAAAGGCACGCGCATGAAGAGCAGCAAACCCAAAGTGTTGCACCGTTTGGGCGGGCGCGCTTTGGCCCAGCATGTGATTGACACCGCAGCCCGGGTATCGGCGCGTTCGGTGGTGGTGATCACCGGCCACGGCGCCGAACAGGTCGAGGCAGGCCTGGTGGCTGCCGAGGGGATGGCGTTGCAATTTGTGCGGCAAGAACCGCAACTCGGAACCGGCCACGCTGTGCAGCAGGCGGTTCCAGTCTTGGCCGACGATGGGGTGACCCTCGTGTTGTCGGGGGATGTCCCGTTGATGCGCCCGGAAACGCTGCAGGCCTTGCTGGACCTGTGTGGTGGGCAGCACCTGGCCTTGCTCACCTTGTCGATGGCCGATCCCACCGGTTATGGCCGCATCGTGCGCAGCGCCGATGGCTCGGTGCAAGCCATCGTCGAGCAAAAAGATGCCAGCCCCGAACAGCGGACCATTCAGGAAATCTACAGCGGCATCATGGCGGTACCGACCCGGCTGCTGAGGCAATGGTTGGCCCGGCTGGACAATCAAAATGCCCAGGGTGAGTATTACCTGACCGATGTGGTGAAGTTTGCGGTGGGGGATGGGCAAAAGGTGCAGGCGCACCGCATCACCGATGCCGTGCAGGTGGCCGGCGTGAACAGCCCGGTTCAGCTGGCTGAGCTGGAGCGCGCCTACCAGCGCCGCCAGGCCGAAGCGTTGATGGAGCAGGGTGTGCGCCTGGCCGATCCGGCCCGGTTTGATGTGCGGGGTGAGCTGGTTTGTGGCCTCGATGTCGAGATCGATGTGAACGCGATCTTCAGTGGGCGTGTGGTTTTGGGCAACGGGGTCCGGATCGGCGCGCATTGTGTGATCGCCAACGCCGAGATTGCTGCGGGTGTTGTGATCCATCCGTTTACGCACATTGACGGCGAGAAACTGGGTGTCCGTGTGGGTGCGGGTTCCTTGATCGGCCCGTTTGCCCGCTTGCGACCGGGCGCTGATCTGGGCGCTGAGGTGCACATCGGCAATTTTGTTGAGGTCAAGAATGCTTCGCTGGCCGCAGGCGCGAAGGCCAATCACCTGGCCTACCTGGGCGATGCCACCGTGGGTGAGCGGGTCAACTTCGGCGCGGGCAGCATCACGGCCAATTACGACGGCGCCAACAAGCACCGCACCGTCATTGAGGCGGATGTGCACGTGGGCAGCAACTGCGTGCTGGTGGCCCCTGTCAGCCTGGGCGCGGGCGGTACCGTTGGGGCCGGCTCGGTCATCAACAAGAACACGCCACCTGGCAGTCTGGCGGTGGCCAGGGGCAAGCAAGTCACACTGGCCAACTGGCAGCGACCGGCCAAGAAAAAGCCCTGA
- a CDS encoding PKD domain-containing protein has translation MLMQPSILARRLEPVSVRSIDTQRMRTRLNGPPYSAIRGKSMNTTTSRALKWLGTGLLAFVLSGCLPIPIFSITPDEPEAGESVTFDASETIVSNVPADTVAVSYSWNFGDGNNGRGSSTTHTYENAGTYNIVLSVTDSAGRVGTLEENITVKAATVTTDTATTTTTVE, from the coding sequence ATGCTGATGCAGCCCTCGATCCTCGCCCGGCGGCTTGAACCGGTTTCGGTGCGGTCCATCGACACACAACGCATGCGCACCCGGCTCAACGGGCCACCCTACAGCGCCATCAGGGGAAAATCCATGAACACCACCACTTCTCGCGCTCTCAAATGGCTGGGCACCGGCCTGCTGGCTTTCGTTTTGTCGGGTTGTCTGCCGATTCCGATTTTCAGCATCACCCCCGACGAGCCTGAGGCGGGCGAAAGTGTCACCTTCGACGCCTCGGAAACCATCGTCTCCAATGTGCCTGCAGACACCGTGGCGGTGTCCTACAGCTGGAATTTTGGCGATGGCAACAATGGGCGTGGATCGAGCACGACACACACCTACGAAAACGCTGGCACTTACAACATCGTGCTGTCTGTGACCGACAGCGCTGGGCGGGTGGGCACGCTTGAAGAGAACATCACGGTGAAGGCCGCCACGGTCACCACAGACACCGCCACGACGACGACCACAGTGGAGTAG
- a CDS encoding DUF6279 family lipoprotein, whose translation MHTFPATTPGHCLNADTLSCRSPKIIAAELWRALSLVTAVLLTTLLLGACSTVRLAYSQAPTLGYWWIDSFVDLSDGQSVGLRQDIDDFFEWHAREELPAYAERLQQWQTLAMSDSNPDLACSQFTVLQQAYLRAIDRSVEPLARLAGQLTPAQWSHLQRHQGKSNRAFEGDWLNISQKARQERLLDKALDRYESLYGDLTPAQIDTLRARVQRSSFDPKRVQAERLRRQTDLLGSLKAAKADPPQASKNLRAWHDRVMQSPTPGFPAYSQQLIREGCEQFAALHNTTSAKQRLHAVGVLKGYEADLRSIFGQP comes from the coding sequence ATGCACACCTTTCCTGCGACCACACCGGGCCATTGTTTGAACGCTGACACCCTTTCGTGCCGATCGCCCAAGATTATCGCCGCCGAGCTGTGGCGCGCGCTTTCGCTCGTCACCGCGGTCCTGCTGACAACCCTGCTGCTGGGTGCTTGCAGCACAGTGCGATTGGCCTACAGCCAGGCCCCCACCCTGGGCTACTGGTGGATCGACAGCTTCGTGGACCTGAGCGACGGCCAATCTGTTGGGCTGCGCCAGGACATTGATGATTTCTTCGAATGGCATGCCCGGGAAGAACTGCCAGCCTACGCCGAGCGCCTGCAGCAATGGCAGACCCTGGCCATGAGCGACAGCAACCCGGACCTGGCCTGCAGCCAGTTCACCGTGCTTCAACAGGCTTACCTGCGCGCCATCGATCGCAGCGTGGAACCTCTGGCACGACTCGCGGGCCAACTGACCCCGGCACAATGGAGCCATCTGCAACGCCATCAAGGCAAGAGCAACCGCGCTTTTGAAGGCGATTGGCTCAACATCAGCCAGAAAGCCCGGCAGGAGCGTCTGCTGGACAAAGCGCTTGACCGGTATGAATCTTTGTACGGCGATCTCACCCCCGCTCAAATTGACACGCTTCGTGCACGGGTGCAGCGCTCCAGCTTCGACCCCAAACGGGTGCAGGCAGAGCGCCTGCGGCGCCAGACCGACTTGCTCGGCAGCTTGAAAGCGGCCAAGGCCGATCCGCCACAGGCTTCAAAAAACCTGCGCGCCTGGCATGACCGGGTTATGCAATCACCAACACCTGGGTTTCCTGCCTACAGCCAGCAACTGATTCGCGAAGGCTGCGAACAATTCGCCGCCCTGCACAACACCACGAGCGCAAAGCAACGCTTGCATGCGGTGGGCGTGCTCAAGGGCTACGAGGCGGATCTGCGGTCGATTTTTGGACAGCCTTGA
- a CDS encoding LysR substrate-binding domain-containing protein, which yields MELTSRHPRSRPISAGHLRAFDAVARHLNFRAAAEELSLTQSAVSRQIQSLEDEVGASLFLRHTRAVELTSAGTLLLRASGPALERIDASVRQIRQSAGRRSVAITTWASFASMWLIPRMEAFQRQHPDIDIRIDASDNAVDLATADVDLALRYAVPSSVPSGAIRLFGEQLTPVISPWLLKERPLRYIEDLAQRTLIEAGDAHRTRHLEWLTWQRWFDTYAPTAAPSTGARARNADKPKFTPQRWLYFNYAHQIVQAALTGQGVALARLPLVAQSLANGDLVEPLPHTRLDSPLAYWLMRTPRQPERPEVKAFCEWLLQEAAVTREAIGEVPDPDTVDHID from the coding sequence ATGGAACTCACCAGCAGACACCCCCGTTCCCGCCCCATTTCAGCGGGGCATCTGCGGGCCTTTGATGCCGTGGCCCGGCACCTCAATTTCCGCGCGGCTGCAGAAGAGCTTTCGCTGACACAGAGCGCGGTCAGCCGGCAAATCCAGTCACTGGAAGATGAAGTGGGTGCCTCGCTTTTTTTGCGCCACACCCGCGCCGTCGAGCTCACCAGCGCCGGCACGCTCCTGCTGCGCGCCAGCGGGCCGGCCCTCGAGCGCATTGATGCGTCGGTGCGCCAGATTCGCCAGAGTGCCGGTCGGCGCAGCGTGGCCATCACCACCTGGGCATCTTTCGCCTCGATGTGGCTGATTCCGCGCATGGAAGCCTTCCAGCGCCAGCACCCCGACATCGATATCCGCATCGACGCTTCGGACAACGCGGTGGACCTCGCCACAGCCGACGTCGACCTGGCGTTGCGCTATGCCGTGCCTTCGTCTGTGCCCAGCGGGGCCATTCGCCTGTTTGGCGAACAGCTCACGCCCGTGATCAGCCCCTGGCTGCTCAAAGAGCGCCCACTGCGGTACATCGAAGACTTGGCCCAGCGCACCCTGATCGAAGCGGGCGATGCACACCGCACACGGCATCTCGAATGGCTGACCTGGCAGCGCTGGTTCGACACCTATGCGCCCACAGCGGCACCCAGCACCGGTGCCCGCGCGCGCAATGCTGACAAGCCCAAGTTCACACCCCAGCGCTGGCTGTATTTCAACTACGCACACCAGATCGTGCAGGCCGCCCTCACCGGGCAAGGCGTGGCGCTGGCCCGCCTGCCGCTGGTGGCCCAGAGCCTGGCCAACGGTGACTTGGTAGAGCCCCTGCCACACACCCGGCTCGACTCACCTCTTGCCTACTGGCTGATGCGCACACCGCGTCAGCCCGAACGCCCGGAGGTCAAAGCGTTTTGCGAGTGGCTGCTCCAGGAGGCGGCTGTCACCCGGGAAGCGATCGGGGAAGTGCCCGACCCCGATACGGTGGACCACATCGATTGA
- a CDS encoding lytic transglycosylase domain-containing protein produces the protein MTRCLLTIMAGLMMHGTSWAQSSAGSDAAVLEMREAFRRNDTATLTRLLPSVANHPLAPLARFWDLKPRLETATAPAIRDALGAMAGSYWEDRLRNDWLLLLGKNRDWPQFEAELPRYRMNDDRQVQCYALMLDAAARRKPADEAARATALLWQAQRDADDGCSTAAKAFISSGHMKAETAWMRARISMETNQPKAAVQAVALLDPQWAAIAEGIVKDPGGYLDEKITALRPRTKELVTLAIIRLAGQDLPGAIQALQRKRWAVQLHEEELSWAWGSVGMRAARSLQNEALALFANGQDRYMSDDQLAWKARAGLRASNWTAVRDAIAAMSVPRRSEPTWVYWSARALQALRLPDADNQARILYESIASPRGFYEQLALEELGQTIMVPPMPAPVSAVEQRAAEANPGLQRALTSFRLGLRSEAVREWNYSVALHNPGGLPERELLAAAQLACQNSLWDRCINTSIRTPDAQDHVQRFPMPYREAVTKRASEIGLDPAYVYGLIRQESRFVTDARSGVGASGLMQVMPATARWTARKIGLTDFQPQQLNDRDTNILIGTAYLKLALDDFEGSMPMAAAAYNAGPGRPRNWREGPSLAGEIWAENIPFDETRDYVKQVLANTTNYAAILTGLPQSLRARLGVVTPRPAKVAPNLDLP, from the coding sequence GTGACACGTTGTCTTCTGACCATTATGGCCGGCTTGATGATGCACGGCACCAGCTGGGCGCAAAGCAGCGCCGGCTCAGACGCTGCCGTGCTGGAAATGCGCGAAGCATTCCGGCGCAACGACACGGCCACATTGACCCGCCTCTTGCCGAGTGTCGCCAACCACCCCCTGGCACCCCTGGCCCGCTTCTGGGACCTGAAGCCCCGCCTTGAGACCGCTACTGCACCCGCCATCCGCGACGCGCTCGGCGCGATGGCCGGCAGCTACTGGGAAGACCGGCTGCGCAACGACTGGCTTTTGCTGCTGGGAAAAAACCGGGATTGGCCCCAGTTCGAGGCTGAACTGCCGCGCTACCGCATGAACGATGACCGGCAAGTGCAGTGCTACGCCCTGATGCTGGACGCCGCCGCCAGGCGCAAGCCAGCCGACGAAGCAGCCCGCGCCACCGCCCTGCTCTGGCAAGCGCAGCGCGACGCCGATGACGGCTGCTCGACCGCAGCCAAAGCCTTTATCTCCAGCGGTCACATGAAGGCAGAAACCGCCTGGATGCGCGCGCGCATCTCGATGGAGACCAACCAGCCCAAGGCGGCTGTCCAGGCGGTCGCCTTGCTGGACCCCCAATGGGCCGCGATCGCCGAGGGGATTGTCAAAGACCCGGGCGGGTATCTGGACGAAAAAATCACGGCGCTGCGCCCCCGCACCAAAGAGCTGGTCACGCTTGCGATCATCCGGCTCGCCGGGCAAGACTTGCCCGGCGCGATCCAGGCGCTGCAGCGCAAGCGCTGGGCGGTCCAACTGCACGAAGAAGAACTCAGCTGGGCCTGGGGCTCGGTGGGTATGCGGGCCGCCCGCAGCCTTCAAAACGAAGCGCTGGCTCTGTTTGCCAATGGCCAGGACCGCTACATGAGCGACGACCAGCTCGCCTGGAAAGCCCGGGCGGGCTTGCGCGCCAGCAACTGGACAGCCGTGCGCGACGCCATTGCAGCCATGAGCGTGCCCCGGCGCAGCGAGCCCACCTGGGTGTACTGGTCGGCCCGTGCCCTGCAAGCGCTCAGGCTGCCGGACGCAGACAACCAGGCACGCATCCTGTACGAGTCCATCGCTTCGCCGCGGGGCTTTTACGAACAACTGGCGCTGGAAGAACTGGGCCAAACCATCATGGTGCCGCCCATGCCCGCGCCCGTGAGCGCGGTCGAGCAACGCGCGGCAGAAGCCAACCCGGGTCTTCAGCGCGCGCTGACGTCGTTCCGCCTGGGCTTGCGCAGCGAGGCCGTGCGTGAGTGGAATTACAGCGTTGCGCTGCACAACCCTGGCGGTCTGCCCGAGCGCGAACTGCTCGCAGCGGCGCAGCTCGCCTGTCAGAACAGCCTGTGGGACCGGTGCATCAACACCAGCATCCGCACCCCGGATGCACAAGACCACGTGCAACGCTTCCCCATGCCTTACCGCGAAGCCGTGACCAAACGGGCCAGCGAGATCGGGCTGGATCCAGCCTATGTCTACGGGTTGATCCGGCAGGAAAGCCGCTTCGTGACCGATGCGCGCTCGGGTGTGGGTGCCTCCGGATTGATGCAGGTCATGCCAGCCACTGCGCGATGGACGGCTCGAAAAATCGGCCTCACCGACTTCCAGCCCCAGCAACTCAACGACCGCGACACCAACATTCTGATCGGCACGGCTTACCTCAAACTCGCCCTGGACGATTTCGAGGGCTCCATGCCCATGGCCGCTGCCGCCTACAACGCCGGACCCGGGCGCCCCCGAAACTGGCGGGAAGGCCCCAGTCTGGCCGGCGAGATCTGGGCTGAAAACATCCCGTTCGACGAAACCCGCGACTATGTAAAACAGGTGCTGGCCAACACCACCAACTACGCGGCCATCCTCACGGGCCTGCCCCAGTCGCTGCGCGCCCGTTTGGGTGTGGTCACGCCCAGGCCCGCCAAAGTCGCGCCCAATCTGGATCTGCCATGA
- a CDS encoding 5-formyltetrahydrofolate cyclo-ligase: protein MDIKDSAGAASPSNPDAGGSKPVWRKQLIEKRKNLADRSLRIDLLQRVLRFWLIDRPDAVIGAYWPIKGEFDPLPALFRWQEAGLEEDANSAQIHRRIGLPVVNKVDKTLTFYTWYPGCPMEEDAYGIPKPKDTEVVVPTLIFVPCVGFGPGGYRLGYGGGFYDRTLASLQPKPFTVGLGYDFGWLPEMEPESHDIPLDAILSDTGTMWPLK from the coding sequence ATGGACATCAAAGACTCTGCTGGCGCCGCTTCCCCTTCGAACCCTGACGCGGGTGGGTCCAAACCCGTCTGGCGCAAGCAGCTGATTGAAAAACGCAAAAATCTGGCCGATCGCAGTTTGCGCATTGATTTGTTGCAACGCGTGCTGCGCTTCTGGCTGATCGACCGGCCCGACGCAGTGATTGGCGCCTACTGGCCCATCAAAGGCGAGTTTGACCCTCTGCCTGCGCTGTTTCGCTGGCAAGAAGCCGGGCTGGAAGAAGATGCCAACAGCGCCCAGATCCACCGGCGCATCGGTTTGCCCGTGGTGAACAAAGTTGACAAGACCCTGACCTTCTACACCTGGTACCCCGGCTGCCCGATGGAGGAAGACGCTTACGGCATCCCCAAGCCCAAAGACACCGAGGTGGTTGTCCCGACCCTGATCTTTGTGCCCTGTGTGGGTTTTGGCCCGGGTGGTTACCGGCTGGGCTACGGCGGCGGCTTTTACGACCGCACGCTCGCCAGCTTGCAGCCCAAGCCTTTCACGGTGGGCCTGGGTTATGACTTCGGCTGGTTGCCTGAGATGGAGCCTGAGTCACACGACATTCCCCTGGATGCGATCCTGAGCGACACCGGGACGATGTGGCCCCTGAAGTAG
- a CDS encoding TfoX/Sxy family protein yields MPKPITDPFVLHACEMLSCVGPCVAKRMFGGWGISVDGMNIGLIAWDTLFLKTNAETEPQWLAAGGRPFVFEAKGKSTQLHYFTPPEETLESPALMRPWAQLALTAAVAARTPAKTRRPKKP; encoded by the coding sequence ATGCCCAAACCCATCACCGACCCTTTTGTGCTGCACGCCTGCGAGATGCTGTCTTGCGTGGGGCCCTGTGTGGCCAAGCGCATGTTCGGCGGATGGGGGATTTCGGTGGACGGCATGAACATCGGCCTGATCGCCTGGGACACCCTGTTTCTCAAAACCAACGCGGAAACCGAGCCGCAGTGGCTGGCGGCCGGCGGGCGACCCTTTGTCTTTGAGGCGAAAGGCAAATCGACCCAGTTGCACTATTTCACGCCCCCGGAAGAAACGCTGGAATCGCCCGCGTTGATGCGCCCTTGGGCCCAACTGGCCCTCACGGCCGCTGTGGCAGCCCGCACGCCCGCCAAGACCAGACGCCCGAAAAAGCCTTGA
- a CDS encoding Lrp/AsnC family transcriptional regulator yields MIDIDDTDIRLLDLLQSDASLSNQALAERAHVSPPTALRRIKRLREVGLIERQIAILQPDRLAQVQGHGLTALVEITLERQGDEQLQAFESRAIGDPAVQQCYRVSPGPDFVLIVHSADMPGHLALTQRLFTSDANVRNVKAFFSLKRAKFDPRIALNA; encoded by the coding sequence ATGATCGATATTGATGACACCGATATCCGCCTGCTCGATTTGCTGCAGTCCGATGCATCGCTGAGCAACCAGGCGCTGGCCGAGCGCGCGCACGTCTCCCCACCCACCGCTTTGCGGCGGATCAAGCGCCTGCGTGAAGTGGGGTTGATCGAGCGGCAAATAGCCATACTTCAGCCCGATCGATTGGCCCAGGTGCAAGGGCATGGGCTCACGGCCCTCGTCGAAATCACCCTGGAGCGCCAGGGCGATGAACAATTGCAAGCCTTTGAATCGCGCGCCATCGGCGACCCGGCTGTGCAACAGTGTTACCGGGTAAGCCCAGGGCCCGACTTTGTATTGATCGTGCACAGCGCCGACATGCCCGGCCATCTGGCGCTGACCCAGCGCCTGTTCACCAGCGACGCCAACGTTCGCAACGTCAAGGCGTTTTTCAGCCTCAAACGGGCCAAATTTGATCCTCGCATCGCTTTGAATGCATGA
- a CDS encoding DUF2726 domain-containing protein: MSSFLFPVLIAVAVLALVAAGVWAYQRYNSTSSGRDDRYTPERILTPEQVSMLDYLHDTFPGQVVLPQVQLKNMLSIRRASDRKRAHKRMEQLVDFVVCGEDGRPVFAFDIEQFHLSNAKAKSLQARLKNRVLKTAGVRFLYLKNGIHRMPSPDEFRKQLDLAVLPQPSPRASTAAEERVNESVRQQLESKFSEFDQLTPPTGFRESEVMGFSGLMGLSEEEEAERMSRQRPPTARARA, from the coding sequence ATGTCTTCCTTTCTCTTTCCCGTCTTGATCGCGGTTGCGGTCTTGGCGCTGGTCGCGGCTGGCGTCTGGGCGTATCAGCGCTACAACAGCACGTCTTCCGGGCGCGATGACCGCTACACCCCAGAGCGCATCCTGACCCCCGAACAGGTCAGCATGCTGGATTACCTGCATGACACCTTCCCTGGCCAAGTCGTTTTGCCCCAGGTGCAGCTGAAGAACATGCTGTCGATCCGGCGTGCCAGCGATCGCAAGCGTGCCCACAAGCGGATGGAACAGCTGGTGGATTTTGTGGTCTGCGGTGAAGATGGCCGGCCGGTATTTGCCTTCGACATCGAGCAATTTCACCTCAGCAATGCCAAGGCCAAAAGCCTCCAGGCGAGGCTCAAGAACCGGGTGCTCAAGACGGCTGGCGTGCGATTTCTCTATTTGAAAAATGGCATCCACCGCATGCCTTCGCCCGACGAATTCCGCAAGCAACTGGATCTGGCCGTGCTGCCGCAACCCAGCCCCCGCGCATCCACAGCCGCCGAGGAGCGGGTCAACGAAAGCGTGCGGCAACAGCTGGAATCGAAATTTTCCGAGTTTGACCAGCTGACCCCGCCCACAGGATTCCGCGAATCCGAGGTGATGGGCTTCAGCGGCCTGATGGGCCTGTCAGAAGAAGAGGAAGCCGAGCGCATGTCGCGTCAGCGCCCGCCTACCGCCCGCGCCCGCGCCTGA